CCCGGCCACCCGCCCGCTCGCCAGCGATACCGCGGCGAGCCAGATGTGCGCGCCCGCCCACAGCGGGCCGAACCACGCGGGCGGGATGCCCCGCGCCTGCATGTAGGGCTGGATCAGCCAGATCACCACGAAGGTCGAGAGGCCCAGAGCGACGCTGAGGGCCATGGCCGCGCGCAGCCGACGGTGGTGCCAGAGCGTGAAGCCGAGGATGTGAAAGGCCCGCCGCGCGTGAGAGCGCGGGTCGGTGGACGGGCGGCGTGGCGTCTCGCGCAGCATGACCGCGGTGACGAAGGCCAGGGCGGCGCTCGGCACCTGGAGCCAGAACGGCCACCGTGGGCCCATCGAGTACAGCCACCCGCCGGCCGCCGCGCTCATCGCCTCCGCCGTCTGCGACACGGCGCGGGCCGCGCCGTCCCAGCGCGTGTACTGGTCGCGGCGGCCGGCCGTCTCCAGCGACACCCACAGGAGGGCGCGGTCCGCCCCGGACATGAAGGCGCTGGCCGCGCCGAGGACGGTCTCGGCGACGGCGATGGCCCAGAAGGTCGCGCCGCGCGTGTAGACGAGCCACCCCGCCAACAGCAGCGCCGCGCCCACGAGGAGCGAGGCGCGGTACCCGACCCGATCGGCGAAGTATCCCGAGGGGAACTGGAAGAGCACCACCGACATCCCGAAGGCGGCCTGGAGGATCATGATGTCGGTGAGCGACATCCCGATCTGATCCTTCCAGAAGAGGGTAATGATGGGGATCGGGAAGAGAA
This is a stretch of genomic DNA from Candidatus Methylomirabilota bacterium. It encodes these proteins:
- a CDS encoding MFS transporter — protein: MTNARLLMAFAAVEFILFPIPIITLFWKDQIGMSLTDIMILQAAFGMSVVLFQFPSGYFADRVGYRASLLVGAALLLAGWLVYTRGATFWAIAVAETVLGAASAFMSGADRALLWVSLETAGRRDQYTRWDGAARAVSQTAEAMSAAAGGWLYSMGPRWPFWLQVPSAALAFVTAVMLRETPRRPSTDPRSHARRAFHILGFTLWHHRRLRAAMALSVALGLSTFVVIWLIQPYMQARGIPPAWFGPLWAGAHIWLAAVSLASGRVAGALGVRASLFGCCLLVLVGYVGLALSHVAWGIVFYLCFMTIRGLQGPILANVMQQDAPAEDRASVLSIAALLFRLSFVIVGPPIGALVDRAGMEIALGVLAIVLGALGLLAFSVFSRAHRQMDAGPTIIP